From the Lampris incognitus isolate fLamInc1 chromosome 10, fLamInc1.hap2, whole genome shotgun sequence genome, one window contains:
- the tspan34b gene encoding tetraspanin 35 has protein sequence MGCFGFLKVMMFAFNGIIFLAGAGILGVGIWVKVDSGSVLGVLQQIQDAPAELGQLLNVGYLLIAVGAVLLIIGFLGCCGAVRESRCMLLLFFVIVLVVFIAEVAGAVVILVFRPLAEELISKLGKQATKNIRDDYGRNSDVTGLWNTTMDTLKCCGFNGYNDFTGSPYYNETSHQYPPQCCLHAASPCSAAAAQTASNTTITGCFPKFKKLIEDNSVVIIAVALGIAALEVCAMIVSMTLYCKIGSKRG, from the exons ATGGGCTGCTTTGGATTCCTCAAAGTCATGATGTTTGCTTTTAACGGCATCATCTTC CTGGCAGGTGCTGGCATCCTGGGTGTAGGGATCTGGGTTAAGGTGGACAGCGGCTCCGTACTTGGCGTCCTCCAGCAGATCCAGGACGCCCCGGCAGAGCTCGGTCAGCTGCTGAATGTGGGATACCTGCTGATCGCTGTCGGGGCCGTCCTGCTAATAATCGGCTTTCTCGGCTGCTGCGGAGCCGTAAGGGAAAGCAGGTGTATGCTGCTGCTG TTCTTCGTTATCGTGTTGGTGGTGTTCATAGCGGAGGTAGCGGGAGCAGTGGTGATCCTGGTATTCAGACCCTTG GCAGAAGAGTTGATCAGCAAGCTTGGCAAACAAGCCACTAAAAACATCCGGGACGACTATGGCAGAAATAGTGACGTCACCGGGCTTTGGAATACCACCATGGACACG CTAAAATGCTGCGGCTTCAATGGCTACAACGACTTCACGGGCTCGCCATATTACAATGAGACCTCACATCAGTACCCACCGCAGTGCTGCCTGCACGCCGCCAGCCCCTGCAGCGCAGCAGCGGCTCAAACCGCATCTAACACG acAATCACCGGTTGCTTTCCGAAGTTCAAGAAGCTAATTGAAGACAACTCAGTTGTTATTATTGCTGTAGCACTAGGAATTGCAGCTCTGGAG GTATGTGCCATGATTGTCTCCATGACCCTTTACTGCAAGATAGGATCGAAGAGAGGCTAG